Proteins from a single region of Sphingomonas swuensis:
- a CDS encoding NAD kinase, whose amino-acid sequence MNADAFPASPTRIDLAAEGIALVASRGEAAQAAAAMLRRRYLFADEQNARILVALGGDGFMLHTLHQMLDGGEARPVFGINRGTIGFLMNEWRLDNLGARIASAKAVNVLPLTMRAETIHGDEWTHAAINEVSLLRETRQAAKIEVIVNGRVVLPEVVSDGVLVATPAGSTAYNFSAGGPILPLSAPLLALTPIAPFRPRRWSGAILTDDASVCFRVHEPADRLVAAVADQFEVRDVSLVEVSLDRSRPLTLLFDPDHALDERIAAEQFAT is encoded by the coding sequence TTGAACGCCGACGCATTCCCGGCCTCGCCGACCCGGATCGACCTTGCCGCCGAGGGGATCGCGCTGGTCGCCAGCCGAGGCGAGGCCGCGCAGGCCGCAGCGGCCATGCTTCGCCGCCGCTACCTGTTTGCCGACGAGCAGAATGCCCGGATCCTCGTCGCGCTCGGCGGCGACGGCTTCATGCTTCACACGCTCCACCAGATGCTCGACGGCGGCGAGGCGCGCCCGGTGTTCGGGATCAATCGCGGCACCATCGGCTTCCTGATGAACGAGTGGCGGCTCGACAATCTCGGCGCGCGCATCGCCTCGGCCAAGGCGGTCAATGTCCTCCCTCTGACCATGCGCGCCGAGACCATTCATGGCGACGAATGGACCCATGCCGCGATCAACGAGGTCTCGCTGCTCCGCGAGACGCGGCAGGCGGCGAAAATCGAGGTCATCGTCAACGGCCGGGTGGTGCTCCCCGAGGTGGTCAGCGACGGCGTTCTGGTGGCGACCCCGGCGGGCTCCACCGCCTACAACTTCTCCGCCGGTGGTCCGATCCTGCCGCTCTCGGCGCCGCTTCTGGCGCTGACGCCGATCGCTCCGTTTCGCCCTCGGCGCTGGTCGGGCGCAATCCTCACCGACGACGCCAGCGTCTGCTTCCGCGTGCACGAGCCCGCCGACCGGCTGGTCGCCGCGGTCGCCGACCAGTTCGAGGTCCGCGACGTCAGTCTGGTCGAAGTGTCGCTCGACCGCTCGCGTCCGCTGACCCTGCTGTTCGATCCCGACCACGCACTCGACGAACGCATCGCCGCCGAGCAATTTGCCACCTGA
- a CDS encoding VIT family protein, protein MRSHVERHLVERIGWLRAAVLGANDGIVSTASLIVGVAAAASGKAEVMLAGVAGLVAGAMSMAAGEYVSVSSQSDTEKADLARERAELEQSPEFEHQELSRLYQERGVSPATADEVARELMARDALGTHAREELGISHVTSARPVQAALTSAATFTAGASLPLLVTFLTPVGRTMIIAVTGASLLFLALLGAIGARSGGAPVGKATFRVFFWGALAMAITAGIGKLVGTAV, encoded by the coding sequence ATGCGGTCACATGTGGAACGCCATCTGGTGGAGCGCATCGGCTGGCTCAGGGCCGCGGTGCTCGGGGCCAATGACGGGATCGTCTCCACCGCAAGCCTGATCGTCGGAGTGGCGGCCGCCGCCTCGGGCAAGGCCGAGGTCATGCTGGCCGGGGTCGCGGGCCTTGTCGCGGGCGCGATGTCGATGGCGGCTGGCGAATATGTCTCGGTCAGCTCGCAGTCCGACACCGAAAAGGCCGATCTCGCCCGCGAGCGCGCCGAGCTCGAGCAGTCACCCGAATTCGAGCATCAGGAACTGTCGCGGCTCTACCAGGAGCGCGGGGTCTCGCCGGCGACCGCCGACGAGGTCGCGAGGGAACTGATGGCCAGGGACGCCCTCGGCACCCACGCCCGCGAGGAGCTGGGCATCAGCCACGTCACCTCGGCCCGGCCGGTTCAGGCCGCGCTGACGTCCGCCGCGACCTTTACTGCGGGAGCCAGCCTGCCGCTGCTGGTCACCTTCCTGACGCCGGTCGGGCGGACGATGATCATCGCGGTCACCGGCGCCTCGCTGCTGTTCCTCGCGCTGCTCGGCGCGATCGGCGCGAGGAGCGGCGGGGCGCCGGTCGGCAAGGCCACCTTCCGGGTCTTCTTCTGGGGCGCGCTGGCGATGGCGATCACCGCCGGCATCGGCAAGTTGGTCGGAACCGCGGTCTAG